From the Acidicapsa ligni genome, one window contains:
- a CDS encoding type I restriction endonuclease subunit R, producing the protein MITGINSEDRLVQTTFATHLEKVLGWDSIYAYNTETFGPESLLGRTSEKDVVLVRDLRVALQRLNSEIPEAAREQAIEKLTRVDLARSLVQHNRDFYSCIRNGVPVEWRDAKGETRHAHARVIDFQNINNNRFLAVRELKIQGVRVPHYNRRADLVCFVNGLPLVFIELKAVYRNIRAGFDDNLTDYLTEHSIAHAFHHNVFLVVSNGDQARYGSITSKWDHFAEWKRNDEKDKARLDAEALLDGMLSKERLLDIVENFILFDDSRAGGARKIVARNHQVLGVNNAIESVMHQEKLKLRFPMGERLIEYLAPMPERLMLREPETRDDERLRLPSPERKEGEQLPLVKRAHEDLGRLGVFWHTQGSGKSYSMAFFTEKVRRVVPGNFTFVVMTDRDDLDDQIWRTFIGCGVSDEKTPRAASGKELKEILLGNHRFVFTLIHKFNQPVTEPYSERDDIIVVSDEAHRTQAGKFARNMRLALPNASFIGFTGTPLFKYDELTRRIFGGYISKYDFKRSEEDHSTVKLVYENRGEKLGLARLDLNDRIADAVEKADLDPDQTALLEKLLGKDYEVITADDRLDKLADDFVEHCSTRWQTGKSMFVCIDKITCARMFKRMEPRWNAKVAEVQALVVSKETELCATIDVDTRENLKNEVEHLRGKAAWMASTLIEIIISEAQNEVRDFNKWDFDIIPHRVVMKTGFQTPDGKRVLVEDAFKDPGHPFRIAIVCAMWLTGFDVECLATLYIDKPMRAHNLMQAIARANRVYPGKDCGVIVDYNGMLKSLRQALAKYAVGDGEDGNNDGSIVAPIEELVAALIESIEATENHLLGLGFDSTRLNSATGFTRIQALRDAVDAVYTSDETKRRFEIMAREVFSRFKALLMEPSALKYAVRHDNIEAIYKKLQDKRDTADVTELLKELHRIVNEAIRAADLGDDHADGLTIDLSQIDFAKLKDEFAQNVPRKHAAIQDIRDIVEAKLRQMLAANPLRMDYYKKYQEIIADYNREKDRVTVEATFAELIALAASLDAEQRRAAEEGLSDDELALFDLLFKDKIGKADRERLKQASKTLLVSLEELLKPIQDWTQKTTTQAEVKVLILNDLYRSLPRPPFTDEEIESASNEIYNFVWQKSASNTTAWA; encoded by the coding sequence ATGATTACGGGGATCAACAGCGAAGACCGTCTGGTGCAAACAACCTTTGCCACTCACCTTGAGAAGGTGCTCGGCTGGGACAGCATTTATGCATACAACACTGAGACATTTGGCCCCGAGAGCTTACTTGGGCGCACTTCCGAAAAGGATGTTGTCCTTGTTCGAGATTTGCGCGTGGCGCTCCAACGGTTGAATTCCGAAATCCCCGAAGCCGCAAGGGAGCAGGCGATCGAAAAGCTCACCCGTGTGGACTTGGCGCGGTCATTGGTTCAACACAATCGCGATTTCTACAGCTGCATTCGCAACGGGGTGCCGGTCGAATGGCGAGATGCGAAGGGCGAGACACGGCACGCGCACGCCCGTGTCATTGATTTTCAGAATATAAATAACAACCGTTTTCTTGCCGTGCGAGAACTAAAAATTCAGGGCGTTCGTGTACCTCACTATAACCGCCGCGCGGACCTCGTTTGTTTCGTCAACGGCCTGCCTCTGGTCTTCATTGAATTGAAGGCTGTCTATCGCAACATCCGTGCCGGGTTCGACGACAATCTCACTGACTATCTAACCGAACACAGTATCGCTCACGCGTTTCACCACAACGTCTTTCTCGTCGTGAGCAACGGAGATCAAGCGCGCTACGGCTCGATCACGAGTAAATGGGATCACTTCGCCGAATGGAAGCGAAACGATGAGAAAGACAAGGCACGTTTGGATGCCGAAGCACTCCTAGACGGGATGCTTTCGAAGGAGCGTCTCCTTGATATTGTCGAGAACTTCATCCTGTTCGATGACAGCCGGGCAGGGGGCGCACGAAAGATTGTAGCTCGCAATCATCAAGTCCTTGGCGTCAACAACGCGATCGAATCTGTTATGCATCAAGAGAAGTTAAAGCTGCGCTTCCCCATGGGAGAACGGTTAATCGAATATCTGGCACCGATGCCGGAACGCCTGATGTTGCGTGAACCAGAGACGCGAGACGACGAACGCCTGCGGCTCCCTTCACCTGAACGAAAAGAAGGGGAACAACTGCCACTCGTCAAACGTGCACACGAGGATCTCGGCAGACTCGGGGTGTTCTGGCACACACAGGGAAGCGGGAAGTCGTATTCAATGGCCTTCTTCACGGAGAAGGTACGGCGAGTGGTTCCTGGCAACTTCACTTTCGTAGTCATGACTGACCGGGATGATTTGGACGATCAGATCTGGAGAACATTCATCGGTTGCGGAGTGAGCGACGAAAAAACGCCACGCGCCGCATCGGGCAAGGAATTGAAAGAGATCCTGCTCGGTAACCACCGTTTTGTTTTTACCTTGATACACAAGTTCAATCAGCCGGTGACGGAACCTTACAGTGAGCGCGATGACATCATCGTCGTTTCAGACGAGGCTCATCGGACACAAGCCGGAAAATTCGCCCGTAACATGCGCCTCGCTTTGCCGAATGCCTCCTTCATTGGTTTCACCGGTACACCTCTCTTCAAGTATGACGAGCTGACCCGGCGAATCTTTGGCGGTTATATATCGAAATATGATTTCAAGCGCTCCGAAGAAGATCACTCGACGGTCAAGCTTGTTTACGAGAACAGGGGCGAAAAGCTGGGTCTTGCGCGCCTTGACTTGAACGATCGCATCGCGGACGCGGTCGAAAAGGCGGATCTCGATCCCGATCAAACCGCGCTTCTTGAGAAACTGCTTGGAAAAGATTACGAGGTCATTACGGCTGATGATCGCCTCGACAAGTTAGCCGATGATTTTGTCGAACATTGCTCGACTCGCTGGCAAACCGGAAAATCGATGTTTGTTTGCATCGACAAGATCACCTGCGCGCGAATGTTCAAGCGCATGGAGCCCCGTTGGAACGCTAAGGTCGCGGAAGTGCAGGCGCTAGTTGTCTCGAAAGAGACGGAGCTATGCGCGACTATCGACGTGGATACGCGCGAGAACCTGAAGAACGAAGTAGAGCATCTTCGGGGTAAAGCCGCATGGATGGCGAGCACCCTGATTGAGATCATCATAAGTGAGGCACAGAACGAGGTTCGTGACTTTAACAAATGGGACTTCGATATCATCCCCCACCGCGTGGTGATGAAGACGGGATTCCAAACCCCAGATGGCAAGAGGGTTCTTGTCGAAGATGCCTTCAAGGACCCCGGCCATCCCTTCCGAATTGCGATCGTGTGCGCAATGTGGCTGACGGGCTTTGATGTGGAATGCCTCGCGACCCTCTATATCGACAAACCCATGCGAGCGCATAATCTGATGCAGGCCATTGCCCGCGCTAACCGGGTTTATCCAGGCAAAGACTGCGGAGTCATTGTGGATTACAACGGGATGCTTAAAAGCCTTCGGCAGGCGCTTGCCAAGTATGCCGTTGGCGACGGAGAAGACGGCAATAATGACGGTTCGATCGTGGCTCCCATCGAAGAGCTCGTTGCAGCTTTAATTGAGTCAATAGAAGCAACAGAAAATCATCTTTTGGGACTTGGCTTTGACTCGACCCGCCTGAACTCTGCAACAGGCTTTACCCGCATCCAGGCGCTCCGTGATGCAGTTGATGCGGTCTACACGTCGGACGAGACAAAACGCCGGTTCGAAATTATGGCGCGCGAGGTTTTCTCGCGATTCAAGGCGCTCCTCATGGAGCCAAGCGCCCTCAAATATGCCGTGCGTCACGACAATATTGAAGCTATCTATAAAAAGCTGCAGGATAAACGCGATACCGCTGACGTAACCGAACTCCTCAAGGAACTTCATCGGATCGTTAATGAAGCGATCCGAGCAGCTGATCTCGGAGACGATCATGCGGATGGGCTCACGATCGACTTGAGCCAAATTGATTTTGCGAAGCTCAAAGATGAATTCGCGCAGAACGTGCCAAGGAAGCACGCCGCCATTCAAGATATCCGGGATATCGTCGAGGCGAAATTAAGGCAGATGCTGGCCGCCAATCCGCTTCGCATGGATTACTACAAGAAGTATCAGGAGATTATCGCGGACTATAACCGTGAGAAGGATCGCGTGACCGTGGAGGCGACTTTCGCGGAGCTGATTGCTCTGGCAGCAAGCCTGGACGCGGAGCAGCGGAGGGCTGCGGAGGAGGGCTTAAGTGACGATGAATTGGCGCTTTTCGATCTCCTGTTCAAAGACAAAATTGGCAAAGCTGACCGTGAACGCTTGAAGCAGGCGAGCAAGACGCTGTTGGTCTCCCTGGAAGAGTTGCTCAAGCCGATACAGGATTGGACCCAGAAGACGACCACGCAGGCTGAAGTCAAAGTCTTGATCCTGAACGACCTCTACCGTTCACTGCCACGCCCTCCCTTCACGGACGAGGAAATCGAGAGCGCCTCAAATGAAATCTACAATTTCGTTTGGCAGAAGAGTGCGAGTAATACGACTGCATGGGCTTAG
- a CDS encoding restriction endonuclease subunit S codes for MKERYPLTSIGTLESVGAILGIQDGNHGERHPKVADYVEDGIAFVMANNLSTGVIDYDGCSRISEDQASRLRIGFSMAGDVLLTHKGTLGSVALVTEASPYIMLTPQVTYYRTDESKLLNRFLVYAFRDPRFQARLHAVGGQGTRPYIGVTAQRKLEIVNPPRDIQERIANVLSPYDELIDNNRRRMLLLEKTAKQIYQEWFVRLRFPGYEHTDRRNGVPNGWERVPAPSAVYVNPRTSLPEKEEHAFVEMSDLPVNSMVIQQTTKREGRSGSKFQNGDTLFARITPCLENGKTGFVDFLEEGEVGRGSTEFIVLRSRRLTPEFVYCMARSYDFRENAIKSMIGASGRQRVQETCFDKFFVFVPTDVLLRLFTDSVRPMFNQIRALRIINQRLRFSRDILTPKLMTGEIVA; via the coding sequence GTGAAGGAAAGATATCCATTAACCTCAATTGGTACCCTCGAGAGTGTTGGGGCCATTCTTGGAATCCAGGATGGTAATCACGGTGAACGACATCCGAAGGTCGCCGACTATGTTGAAGATGGCATTGCATTTGTGATGGCAAACAACCTTAGCACTGGTGTGATCGACTACGACGGTTGTTCTCGCATTTCAGAAGATCAGGCAAGTAGGCTTAGGATCGGATTCTCTATGGCGGGCGACGTGCTCTTAACACATAAAGGGACTCTCGGAAGTGTAGCCCTCGTTACTGAAGCATCTCCATACATCATGCTGACCCCGCAGGTAACGTATTACCGCACTGATGAATCCAAGCTACTAAATCGGTTCCTCGTGTACGCATTCCGGGACCCACGCTTTCAGGCTCGATTGCATGCAGTAGGAGGGCAGGGGACGAGGCCGTACATTGGCGTTACAGCGCAACGTAAGCTTGAAATAGTCAATCCACCGCGTGACATTCAAGAGCGGATAGCTAACGTATTGTCGCCCTATGACGAGCTTATCGATAACAATCGGCGACGCATGTTGCTATTAGAAAAGACGGCAAAGCAGATTTATCAAGAGTGGTTCGTACGTCTTCGGTTCCCGGGTTATGAGCATACTGATCGTCGCAATGGAGTGCCCAATGGATGGGAGCGTGTGCCCGCGCCAAGTGCAGTGTATGTTAATCCGAGAACGTCTTTACCCGAAAAAGAGGAACATGCGTTCGTGGAAATGTCGGATCTGCCAGTGAATAGTATGGTAATCCAACAGACAACAAAGCGGGAGGGGCGTTCAGGCAGCAAATTCCAAAACGGAGACACACTCTTCGCGAGAATAACTCCCTGTCTCGAAAATGGAAAAACCGGCTTTGTCGACTTTTTAGAAGAGGGAGAGGTCGGACGGGGATCGACTGAGTTTATCGTTTTACGCTCAAGACGCCTGACTCCGGAGTTTGTCTATTGTATGGCTCGGAGTTATGATTTTCGAGAAAATGCTATCAAGAGCATGATTGGTGCATCCGGTCGTCAGCGCGTGCAAGAGACTTGTTTTGACAAGTTTTTTGTATTTGTACCGACGGATGTCCTGTTGAGGTTGTTCACAGATTCTGTCCGCCCTATGTTCAATCAGATCCGAGCCCTCAGGATCATTAACCAAAGGTTGAGATTCTCACGAGATATCTTGACTCCAAAGCTGATGACCGGGGAAATTGTTGCGTGA